From Rhodobium gokarnense:
TTCAAATGGTCAAAGTATTTTAGTATTCACAACGGCTGGGGCCACCCAAGCGGTCAATCCTGACGTCCGCCACGAAATAAGGAACATACTTTAGGTCTTTGGTAATTAATTTATTGAGCCTCAGATTCCATCAGTTAATATGGCAAATAACAGAAAGCGCAATGAGTATAGTTAAATTCACAGCGTTTTATCCATCGAGGCCGTATTTTGCTGACCGAAAACCAACATCCATCCCTAAGAGTACAACAGATTTCTTTAAGAAAATGGACAAAGTCGTTTTCTCAAACGACAACGATTCATTCCTCCTGAGGGTCTGCAGAGATGGACGCATCATAGTAAGAATCAAAAGCCTTGAAAAGGATATCGAAGGCAAAAACACAAGGTCAATTGAACAAAACGTTAAGCATTGGAGCCAGTATCTAGAATACTTAAATTCGATATATCTTCTGATTGATTCTGCTATGCTTGAATTAGATAATAATGCATACTTTAATATTCACGAAATCACAAGACGAGATGCGTTTCGCGTATCCTATAAAAATGGGGAGTGGAACGGTGAGCAGATGGCAGATGAAAGCCTAGCATCACGATTTCAAAGAACTCGCCTATTCAAAGAAAGCATCTACGGTGGCGCATGGGCTCTTGAAATGGATTTCGATCAGAGACAAACTGTGCCAATAAAAATATTCGATCATGCATGTCAGAATTTTTATAAATGTTCGAAGCAGGCTATTATAATAAAATATCTATCTAGATTGACGAAGAGCATATCGGAATACAAAGTTGGCAGCTATGAGAATTCTATTATTTTTTCTTGGTTCATTATTGAGTCAATAATGAATGATTTCTGGGATAAAGTTTTAGCCGAAAAGGATCGCCAAATCTCCCCAACAGAGAAGCGTATAAATAAGGACAGAAAGAAATTTCTAACAGGAAGAGAATTCCCTTCCAGCGTTGTCTCAAATTTACTCGAACTTGAAGGGGAAATAGATTATGAAGAATTCAAAGAAATCAACAACGTCAGAGGACACCGAAACGACATAGTGCACTCGATTGGGAAGAAACCGATAACCGTTAAAGAGGCAAGGGCAGCATTAAATATAGCGAGAAAAATGATTGAAAAGCGGTCTGGGATCGACCTTCATATCAACGATGGCTACCACGTATTCGGGCTTTAGCTACCTCCCTAATCAAAAGCTCAAAATTGATCTCGAGCGCCTCTACTCCACCCGCCACGTATTCCCCGCATGCATCGCGCCGGCAAGCCGCGCGGCGGATTTGGCCATGGTGCCTTGGGGGATCGGCTGGCGGCCGATGAAGGTGGCTTCCGGGGCCGCGTAGATGACGCCGACGGGGAGCGGGGCCTCTAACGCCGAGAGCATCATGGCAAGGCCGTGGCTGGTCTCGTCGTGGACGACGATGTCGTCGAGCGTGACGCCGTCGAGGCCGATCGTCACCGGCTCCAGCGCATAGGTCTTGGGGTTGAACAGGATGCCCTTCGACTTGTCGGCGCCATAGAGCATGGGCTCGCCGTGGTGCAGCCACAGGAGCGTGTCGTCGATCTTCTTCTTGTCCTCCTGGTCGGAAAAGACGCCGTCATTGAAGACGAGGCAGTTCTGCAGGATTTCAACGAAGCTCGTGCCGTGGAAGGCGTGCGCCCGGGCGAAGGTCTCCGACAGAAGGTTCTGCAGCGCGTCGACACAGCGGGCGATGAACCGGCCGTGGGCGCCGATGGCGAACTCGATCGGATTCACCGGCTGGTCGAGCGTGCCGTGCGGCGAGGTCGGCGACAGGGTGCCGCGACGCGAGGTCGGCGAGGCCTGGCCCTTGGTGAGGCCGTAGATCTCGTTGTTGAGCAGCAGATAGGTGACGTCGACGTTGCGGCGCAGGAGATGCAGCAGGTGGTTGCCGCCGATGGCGAGCGAGTCGCCGTCGCCGGAGACCACCCAGACGTCCAGTTCCGGCTTGGAAATCTTGACGCCGGTGGCGACCGCCGCGGCGCGGCCGTGGATGGTGTGGAAGCCGTAGGTCTCCATGTAATAGGGGAACCGGGACGAGCAGCCGATGCCGGAGACGAAGACGGTGTTCTCCGGATTGCAGCCGGCCTCGGCCAGCGTCTTCTGCACCGCCTTGATGACGGAATAGTTGCCGCAACCGGGGCACCAGCGAACGTCCTGCGCGGACGCGTAATCCTTCGGCTTCAGGGCGACTTCTGCGGTCATGACGACATCTCCGAAAGCGCGGCGCGGATCGCCGTCTCAACTTCACCGATCTGGAACGGACGGCCGGCGACCTTGGTCACGGCCTCCACCGGCAACAGGGTCTTGGCCCTGAGAAGCATGGTGAGTTGGCCGGTGTTCAACTCCGGCACGATCACCTTCTTGAATCCCTTGAGGAGCTCGGGAAGGTTGCGCGGGAAGGGGTGGATGTAGCGCAGGTGAATGTGGCTGACGGACAGCCCCTCGGCGACGAGCTTTTCGACCGCATCGGTGATCGCCCCATAGGTCGAGCCCCAGCCGAGGACCGCGATGTCGCCGGTCTCCGCGCCGAGTTCCACCTCCTGCAACGGAATATCCTCGGCGATGCCGTCGATCTTGCGCATCCGCAATTCGGTCATGCGCTCGTGGTTCTTGGCGTCGTAGGAGACCTCGCCGCTGCCGTCCTGGCGCTCCAGACCGCCGAGGCGGTGGACGCCGCCGGCCATGCCGGGAACGATCCACGGCCGCGCCAGGGTGTCCGGGTCGCGCGCGAAGGGCTGGATGCCGTGGGCATCGCCCCGTTGCAGGCGCCGGTCCGGCAGGTCGGTGAGGCTCGGGATCTTCCAGGGCTCGGCCGCATTGGCGATATAGCCATCGGACAGCACGATCACCGGCGTCATGTATTTGACGGCAATCCGCGCGGCCTCGACCGCAATGTCGAAGCCCTCGGACGGTGAGCGCATGGCGATCACCGGCATCGGCGCATCGCCGTGCCGGCCGGCGACGGCCTGCAAGAGGTCCGACTGTTCGACCTTGGTCGGCAGGCCGGTGGACGGGCCGCCGCGCTGGACGTTGACGATGACGAGCGGCAGTTCGGCCGCGACCGCAAGGCCGAAGCCTTCAGACTTCAGCGCCATGCCGGGCCCGGAGGTGCCGGTCATGCCGAGGCCGCCGGCGTAGGACGCGCCGATGGCGGCGCAGATCGCCGCGATCTCGTCCTCGGCCTGGAAGGTGCGGATGCCCGCCTCCTCGCCGAGCCGGGCCAGCGTGTGCAGCATGGTGGTCGCTGGCGTGATCGGATAGGAGCAGTAGACCGGCAGGAGGCCCTGCTTCAGGGCGCCGGCGGCAAGGCCGTAGGCGGTGGTCTCCGCGCCGGTCGCCGTGCGGTAAAGCCCGGGCGCGGCCTTGGCCGGCTCGATGGTCACGGGCTCCAGCCCGCTCGGCAGAAGCGCCGTTGCGCCGAAGGCATAGCCGGCCTCGATGGCTGCGGAATTGACCGCGCGCACGATCGGCTTGGTGCCGAACTTCTTGTTGATCCACTCAAGGGTGGCGCCCTTTTCCCGGCCGTAGAGCCAGAGCACCAGGCCGAGCACCCACATGTTGCGGGCCTTCAGCGCGTCCTTCTTGGAGGAGACGTCGATATCGGGAATGGCGCTGACCGTCTCGCGGGTCAGCGTCGAGATGTCGACATTGAGGAGCCGGTAGTCGGCGAGTTCGTCGGCGTGGTCCTCGGACAGGGGATCGTGCTCATAGCCGGCCTTCTTCAGGCCCGCGGCCTTGAACGCGCCGGCATCGACGATGAGGACGCCGCCCGGCTTCAGGTCGCCAAGGTGCACCTTGAGAGCCGCCGGGTTGAAGGCGACGAGGCAGTCGAGCTTGTCGCCCGGCGTATGGATCTCCTGGGAGGCGATCTGGATCTGGAACGAGGAGACGCCGTAGGTGGTGCCGGCGGGGGCGCGGATCTCGGACGGGTAGTCCGGATAGGTCGACAGGTCATTGCCGGCGAGTGCTGCCTCGATCCCGAACTGGCTGCCGGCGGCCTGGATGCCGTCGCCTGAGTCTCCTGCGAAGCGGATGACGACCGCCTCGCGCCGTAAGCGGCGCCCTTCGTCCGGGGCGGTTCCGGCCGACGTTTGGAAATTCATGATGGACCCTCAATGCCTTGCGCGGCCTCCTCCCCAGGTGGCCTTCGCGTTGATCGCGTCGCCTGCATACCACCCGCAGGGCGCAACCGAATTGATGTGAATCACATACCGCATTTAAGGGAGCGGCTTCCCTCCTTCAAGGCGGTGTCGAACGTGCCGCAGCGGCAGCGCTTACGCCCCAAATGCGGCCATTCGACGTTGTCTCACAAATCCTTTCAAATTCTTCTAATGGCTCTTAAACGCAGGTCGCCAGCGCTTCAAGAGAGCGGCATTACTGACCACCGAGATCGAGCTCATCGCCATCGCCGCACCGGCCAGTTCCGGCGACAGGAAGCCGAGGGCGGCCAGCGGCACGCCGACGACGTTGTAGACGAAGGCCCAGAAGAGGTTCTGGCGGATCTTGCGCCCGGTCGCGCGCGACACGTCGAGCGCGGCGGAGACGAGCCGCGGGTCCGGCCGCATCAGGGTGAGGCCCGCGGTCTCCATGGCGATGTCCGTGCCGGTGCCCATGGCAATGCCGATGTCGGCGGCGGCGAGTGCCGGCGCATCGTTGATGCCGTCGCCGACCATGGCGACCACCCGGCCCTCCTTGCGCAGCGCCTCGACCCGGCCGCTCTTGTCTTCGGGACGCACCGGCCCCTGCCAGTCGTTGAGGCCGATATCGGCGGCAACGGACGCAGCAACACCGGCCGCATCGCCGGTCATCATCGTCGTCTCGATGCCGCGGCCCTTCAGCGCCGCAACGGCCTCGCGGGCCTCCTCGCGCACCGGGTCGGCAAGCGCGACGATGCCGAGGGCAACGCCGTCGCGGGCGACCGTGACGACGGTTTCCGCACTGCTTTCACGTGCCGCCAGCAGGGCCTCGACCGGCGCCATATCGACGCCGTTCTCGGCCATCAGGGCGCTGTTGCCGACCAGGACCGACGCGCCGTCGACGGTGGCGGAGACGCCCCGCCCGGCGATCGCCTTGAGGCCGGAGGATGGCGCCAGCGCAAGGCCCCGCTCCTCGGCGGCCATTACGCTCGCCTTGGCCAGCGGGTGCTCGCTGGAGCGGTTGGCCGAAGCGGCGAGCGCCAGCACCTCGTTGTCAGAAATGCCGTCGGCAGCTTCCACGGCCGTGACCGCCGGCCGGCCTTCGGTCAGCGTCCCGGTCTTGTCGAAGACGACGGTGTCGACCCGGTGCGCCACTTCCAGCGCCTCGATGTCCTTGATGAGGACGCCGGCGCGGGCCGCCGCCCCGGTGCCGGCAACAAGCGCCGTTGGCGTCGCAAGGCCGAGCGCACAGGGGCAGGCAATGACGAGAACCGAGACGGCCGCAACGAGCGCTGTCTCGAAGGTGCCGCCGGCGACCATCCAGCCCGCGAAGGTGACAATGGCGATGGCGACGATCACCGGCACGAAGACGGCGGCGATGCGGTCGACCAGCCGCTGGATCGGCGCCTTGCCGACCTGGGCGGTTTCCACCAGCCGGATGATCCGGGCAAGGGTGGTGTCCTCGCCGACGGCGCCGGTCGAAACCTCCAGCGCGCCGGAACCGTTGATCGTCCCGGCCGTGACCTTGTCGCCGACGTCGCGCGCAACCGGCAGGCTCTCACCGGTGACGAGCGACTCGTCGAGCTCGCTGGCACCGGAGGAAATCGTGCCGTCGACCGGCACCCGCTCGCCCGGCCGCACCAGGACGATATCTCCGGGCGCGACGCGCTCGATCGGAACGACCTCGGGCTGGCCATCGCGCAAGACGGTCGCCGTTTCGGGCCTCAGCGCCATCAGGGCGCGGATCGCGGCCGTGGTGGAGCGCTTGGCGCGGGCCTCGATCAGCTTGCCGGTGAGGATGAGGGTGAGGATGACGGCGGCGGACTCGAAATAGAGCGCTCCGGCCGCCGACGGCCCCCGCTGGATCAGCAGCACCAGCGAATAGAAATAGGCCGCCGAGGTGCCGAGCGAGACCAGCACGTCCATATTGGCCGAGCCGCCGCGCAGCGACTTGTAAGCGCCGATATAGAACCGCTGGCCGACCAGTACCTGGACGGGCGTCGCCAGGGCGAGCTGGACCAGCGCCGGGATATACCAGTCGAGCCCGAACGCCATCGCCACCATGGAGACGATGAACGGCGCGGTGAGGACGACGGAGAGGGCCAGGAGCAGCATCATGCGCCGCTCCTGGGCATGCCGCGCCTGTTCGGAAGCCTCTTCCGCTTCGCGCCGCTTGGAGGCTGCCGTCTCGGCTTTCTTGGCCGTGAAGCCGGCCTTTTCCACGACGGCGATCAGCCGCGCGGTATCGACCTTTGCTGCGGGCACCACCTCGGCGCGCTCCAGCGCCAGGTTGACGCTGGCCGAACCGACGCCCTCGACCCGCGACAGCACCCGCTCGACGCGGGCCGAGCAGGCGGCGCAGGTCATGCCGCCGATTTCAAGGGTGATGGGATCCGCGGGCGGTGCCGGCTGAACCGGCGTGTCGGTGCGGGCTTCGGCAATGGTCATTTCAAGGAGCGTCCCTGCCGCCAGTTGAAGAAGGAAAGGGGTATTGACGCTCAGATAGGTCTTCCAGTCACTGGAAGGTCAAGATGCGGGCGCAAGGCAAGACGCGACAAAAGGGAACGGCGCGGGGATGCGCCGGTCCCGAAAAACTAGTCCTTGTCGTGCCAGAACGGCCGCGTGTCGGCAAAGGCGTACCAGTCCTTGATGAGTTGCCGGTCGATTTCCGCCGCCCGCCGCTGGTGCCAGCCGAGCACCTGACCGCCGGCGAGCACCCGCCGACGCTCCTCCTCCGCCGTTGCCTCCGGCGCGCCCGGGATCGGCGCGGTCAGCCTCTCGATCATCGTCTCGGCCATGGCGACGTCGTTGAGCCGGCCGAGATCGTCCTGCAGGGCCGCAAGGCGCTTGTTGTAGCGCTCCTGCTTCTTGCCCGGGAACAGCCCGCCGAAGAACTCGACCGCATAGCGCATCTTCTTGACCGCAATCCGCACCCGGTGACGCTTTTCCGCCGACAGTTTCTCGAATTTCCTGCCCCGCTTCAGGAGCTTGGCGTGCAGCGTGTCGAGCGAGCGCCGAGCGAAGGCGACGACCGGCATCTTGGCGGCCTCCGTCAGCCCCGGC
This genomic window contains:
- a CDS encoding 2-oxoacid:ferredoxin oxidoreductase subunit beta; this encodes MTAEVALKPKDYASAQDVRWCPGCGNYSVIKAVQKTLAEAGCNPENTVFVSGIGCSSRFPYYMETYGFHTIHGRAAAVATGVKISKPELDVWVVSGDGDSLAIGGNHLLHLLRRNVDVTYLLLNNEIYGLTKGQASPTSRRGTLSPTSPHGTLDQPVNPIEFAIGAHGRFIARCVDALQNLLSETFARAHAFHGTSFVEILQNCLVFNDGVFSDQEDKKKIDDTLLWLHHGEPMLYGADKSKGILFNPKTYALEPVTIGLDGVTLDDIVVHDETSHGLAMMLSALEAPLPVGVIYAAPEATFIGRQPIPQGTMAKSAARLAGAMHAGNTWRVE
- a CDS encoding 2-oxoacid:acceptor oxidoreductase subunit alpha, whose product is MNFQTSAGTAPDEGRRLRREAVVIRFAGDSGDGIQAAGSQFGIEAALAGNDLSTYPDYPSEIRAPAGTTYGVSSFQIQIASQEIHTPGDKLDCLVAFNPAALKVHLGDLKPGGVLIVDAGAFKAAGLKKAGYEHDPLSEDHADELADYRLLNVDISTLTRETVSAIPDIDVSSKKDALKARNMWVLGLVLWLYGREKGATLEWINKKFGTKPIVRAVNSAAIEAGYAFGATALLPSGLEPVTIEPAKAAPGLYRTATGAETTAYGLAAGALKQGLLPVYCSYPITPATTMLHTLARLGEEAGIRTFQAEDEIAAICAAIGASYAGGLGMTGTSGPGMALKSEGFGLAVAAELPLVIVNVQRGGPSTGLPTKVEQSDLLQAVAGRHGDAPMPVIAMRSPSEGFDIAVEAARIAVKYMTPVIVLSDGYIANAAEPWKIPSLTDLPDRRLQRGDAHGIQPFARDPDTLARPWIVPGMAGGVHRLGGLERQDGSGEVSYDAKNHERMTELRMRKIDGIAEDIPLQEVELGAETGDIAVLGWGSTYGAITDAVEKLVAEGLSVSHIHLRYIHPFPRNLPELLKGFKKVIVPELNTGQLTMLLRAKTLLPVEAVTKVAGRPFQIGEVETAIRAALSEMSS
- a CDS encoding heavy metal translocating P-type ATPase — encoded protein: MTIAEARTDTPVQPAPPADPITLEIGGMTCAACSARVERVLSRVEGVGSASVNLALERAEVVPAAKVDTARLIAVVEKAGFTAKKAETAASKRREAEEASEQARHAQERRMMLLLALSVVLTAPFIVSMVAMAFGLDWYIPALVQLALATPVQVLVGQRFYIGAYKSLRGGSANMDVLVSLGTSAAYFYSLVLLIQRGPSAAGALYFESAAVILTLILTGKLIEARAKRSTTAAIRALMALRPETATVLRDGQPEVVPIERVAPGDIVLVRPGERVPVDGTISSGASELDESLVTGESLPVARDVGDKVTAGTINGSGALEVSTGAVGEDTTLARIIRLVETAQVGKAPIQRLVDRIAAVFVPVIVAIAIVTFAGWMVAGGTFETALVAAVSVLVIACPCALGLATPTALVAGTGAAARAGVLIKDIEALEVAHRVDTVVFDKTGTLTEGRPAVTAVEAADGISDNEVLALAASANRSSEHPLAKASVMAAEERGLALAPSSGLKAIAGRGVSATVDGASVLVGNSALMAENGVDMAPVEALLAARESSAETVVTVARDGVALGIVALADPVREEAREAVAALKGRGIETTMMTGDAAGVAASVAADIGLNDWQGPVRPEDKSGRVEALRKEGRVVAMVGDGINDAPALAAADIGIAMGTGTDIAMETAGLTLMRPDPRLVSAALDVSRATGRKIRQNLFWAFVYNVVGVPLAALGFLSPELAGAAMAMSSISVVSNAALLKRWRPAFKSH